A stretch of Nevskiales bacterium DNA encodes these proteins:
- a CDS encoding diacylglycerol kinase family protein produces MTRALIITNPMAARANAAGLGEARRRLARGGLAVEVVGTTEPGHAERIARDAVGDGFELLIAHGGDGTVMEILASLVGTDLPLGLLPAGTGNLLAGNLGIRRRASAAAEVILKGRKRRIDVGRLETSTGARYFVVAAGMGFDAELMHRTPAHHKRQFGIGAYLATAVGLATSLTRATLRITTEDGEFELPAATVLVANCREIIPGVLSLDDSIAFDDGILNVVVFDAGSLPEAARVAWRLLLRQGREEPGMRVLAARNVTISADRQLPVQADGEACGFQPLAVAVVPRALTVLAPTHG; encoded by the coding sequence GTGACGCGCGCCCTGATCATCACCAACCCGATGGCGGCCCGCGCCAACGCGGCGGGCCTGGGCGAGGCGCGGCGACGGCTCGCCAGAGGCGGGCTCGCGGTCGAGGTAGTGGGCACGACCGAGCCGGGACACGCTGAGCGGATCGCGCGCGACGCCGTCGGCGACGGCTTCGAGCTGCTGATCGCGCACGGCGGCGACGGGACAGTGATGGAGATCTTGGCCTCGCTAGTGGGCACCGACCTGCCGCTGGGCCTGCTGCCTGCCGGCACCGGCAACCTGCTGGCAGGCAACCTCGGCATCCGCCGCCGCGCCAGCGCGGCGGCCGAGGTGATACTCAAAGGAAGGAAGCGGCGCATCGACGTGGGGAGGCTGGAGACGTCCACCGGTGCGCGCTACTTCGTCGTGGCTGCCGGCATGGGCTTCGACGCCGAGTTGATGCACCGCACGCCGGCACATCACAAGCGGCAGTTCGGCATCGGCGCCTACCTGGCCACTGCCGTCGGGCTGGCAACCTCGCTGACCCGCGCCACGCTGCGCATCACCACCGAGGATGGTGAGTTCGAGCTGCCGGCGGCCACCGTGCTGGTGGCCAACTGCAGGGAGATCATCCCGGGTGTGCTGTCGCTCGACGACTCGATCGCGTTCGACGACGGCATCCTGAACGTGGTGGTGTTCGATGCGGGCTCGCTGCCCGAGGCCGCGCGCGTGGCGTGGCGGCTGCTGCTGCGCCAGGGCAGGGAGGAGCCGGGCATGCGCGTGCTCGCGGCGCGCAACGTCACGATCAGCGCGGACCGGCAGCTGCCGGTGCAGGCCGACGGCGAGGCGTGCGGGTTCCAGCCGCTCGCGGTCGCGGTGGTGCCGCGCGCGCTCACGGTTCTCGCGCCCACCCACGGCTGA